A single Candidatus Binataceae bacterium DNA region contains:
- a CDS encoding phage protein Gp27 family protein codes for MGVRSTVITQLPRATRLELEQRLVDNGFTDYDGLTRWLNELGFRLSRGAVNRYGRKFARQMELRAAATDHADTLAAAAAGDDGAVTEALVSLVQRRLLTMLIDTDEPIKHSDLARLARTIGDLSRTTIAHQRWLAEAQDRLELQRRAAAGEVAALERSGGLTPETAERMRAALLGIDPFDTTPAAES; via the coding sequence ATGGGCGTTCGCTCCACCGTCATTACCCAGCTTCCCCGCGCCACCCGCCTCGAACTCGAACAGCGCCTCGTCGACAACGGCTTCACCGATTATGACGGCCTGACCAGGTGGCTCAACGAACTCGGCTTCCGCCTCTCGCGCGGCGCCGTCAATCGTTACGGCAGGAAGTTCGCCCGGCAAATGGAGCTGCGGGCGGCCGCCACCGATCACGCCGACACCCTCGCCGCAGCCGCCGCCGGCGACGATGGCGCGGTGACCGAGGCCCTCGTCAGCCTGGTGCAGCGCCGCCTCCTCACGATGCTGATCGACACCGACGAACCGATCAAACATAGCGATCTCGCGCGTCTCGCCCGCACTATCGGCGATCTCAGCCGCACTACCATCGCCCACCAGCGCTGGCTCGCCGAGGCCCAGGACCGCCTCGAGCTTCAGCGCCGCGCCGCTGCCGGCGAAGTCGCGGCGCTCGAGCGCAGCGGCGGCCTCACCCCCGAGACCGCCGAGCGGATGCGCGCTGCCCTCCTCGGCATCGACCCGTTCGACACTACCCCAGCAGCCGAAAGTTAG